Proteins from a genomic interval of Desulfofustis limnaeus:
- a CDS encoding DUF4340 domain-containing protein: protein MQRIITIAAILLVIQIGLAAFVLTRGTGKHEAFVPEGSFLSFDPQQVTSLSLGSGEGTTLSVQKNGDSWVAASAADAPVDATQIEALLQRLAAEKQGLAVATTASAAPRFHVAPDAFSSHLVLAGESGVLADFYVGTGAGYQRSHARRSDSDDIVIIGVGEFELDPALDNWLDKNVLKRDRDQVVRVVFPDFTLARQDQGWALESASPGETVPDKRIEDLLDSVCGLSLQTLVSPAEAVPLFDQQPVLEYHVEARNGTRTTYTFAALADDDSAFALRLSDQPFYFKIYGWLVKDLQSFTRERLTAPEEELPAAESTSTPAIEPPGEAGTSLQQQP from the coding sequence ATGCAGCGCATCATCACCATCGCCGCCATCCTGCTGGTGATCCAAATCGGCCTGGCGGCCTTTGTTCTCACCAGAGGCACCGGCAAACACGAGGCCTTCGTCCCGGAAGGGTCCTTTCTCTCCTTCGACCCGCAGCAGGTGACCTCCCTGAGCCTCGGCAGCGGCGAAGGAACCACCTTGTCTGTGCAGAAAAACGGAGACTCCTGGGTCGCAGCAAGCGCTGCCGATGCCCCCGTCGACGCCACCCAGATCGAGGCATTGTTGCAGCGGTTGGCCGCAGAAAAACAGGGCCTCGCCGTCGCCACCACCGCCAGCGCCGCGCCGCGCTTCCACGTGGCCCCTGATGCCTTTTCCTCGCACCTGGTGCTGGCCGGCGAAAGCGGCGTGCTTGCCGATTTCTACGTGGGTACCGGAGCCGGCTACCAGCGCTCCCATGCCCGCCGCAGTGACAGCGACGACATCGTCATCATCGGCGTCGGTGAATTTGAACTCGACCCTGCCCTGGACAACTGGTTGGATAAAAATGTCTTGAAACGGGATCGCGACCAGGTGGTCCGCGTGGTCTTCCCCGACTTCACCCTGGCCCGCCAGGATCAAGGATGGGCACTGGAATCGGCATCTCCCGGAGAGACGGTACCGGACAAACGAATCGAGGATCTGCTCGACAGCGTCTGCGGCCTGTCCCTGCAAACGCTCGTCAGCCCGGCGGAAGCGGTCCCGCTATTCGACCAGCAGCCGGTGCTCGAATACCACGTGGAGGCCCGCAACGGCACCCGGACCACCTATACTTTCGCAGCCTTGGCCGATGACGACAGTGCCTTTGCCCTGCGCTTGTCGGACCAGCCTTTCTATTTCAAGATCTACGGCTGGCTGGTGAAAGACCTGCAATCCTTCACCAGAGAGAGGCTGACCGCCCCGGAGGAAGAACTGCCGGCCGCCGAGTCGACATCGACTCCGGCCATCGAACCGCCTGGTGAAGCCGGGACAAGCCTGCAACAGCAGCCCTGA
- a CDS encoding glutathione S-transferase family protein, protein MYTLYTIPGSCSSGITVLLEKLQVPYTPVKREDVENYAELVPTNQVPALRTPEGQIVTEGAAIVLYLLEKHEAPMLPGDLERKAEFLRWLMFDYATMHPAYGRMFAIRFRVRMDENERTGVLKQLAGQVSSLWAILDKELERKRFITGDEPTIVDYLAAVYASWGKNFPDAGIVLGNNVKRLIDEVSVLPEFRAGYKKENLEYHKPF, encoded by the coding sequence ATGTACACACTGTATACGATTCCCGGATCCTGTTCTTCTGGTATTACGGTCTTGTTGGAAAAGCTGCAGGTTCCCTATACGCCTGTCAAACGAGAGGATGTTGAGAATTATGCCGAACTGGTGCCGACCAATCAGGTGCCGGCTTTACGGACTCCCGAGGGCCAGATTGTCACCGAAGGAGCGGCGATTGTACTCTACCTGCTGGAGAAACATGAAGCCCCCATGTTGCCGGGTGATCTCGAGCGCAAAGCGGAGTTTCTGCGTTGGCTGATGTTTGATTACGCCACGATGCATCCGGCCTACGGCAGGATGTTTGCCATCCGTTTCCGGGTTCGGATGGATGAGAACGAGCGAACTGGAGTGCTCAAACAGCTGGCCGGACAGGTGTCAAGTTTGTGGGCAATCCTTGATAAGGAACTGGAGAGGAAGCGGTTCATCACCGGTGATGAACCGACGATTGTCGATTACCTGGCGGCGGTTTATGCGAGTTGGGGGAAAAATTTTCCGGACGCCGGCATTGTCCTGGGCAACAATGTCAAGCGGTTGATTGACGAGGTGTCGGTGCTTCCCGAATTTCGGGCTGGTTACAAAAAGGAGAATCTGGAGTACCACAAGCCATTTTGA
- a CDS encoding FecR family protein, giving the protein MFLVRTLVAIVLISLTAAISTQADERCRESVGTLAAIEGRAEVRPAGQAGWEPVRQHHVFCPGDVLRIVNGSGVAIVLVNETVLRLKQNSTLSFAGEPAERFLLQLLNGALHIFSHRPRSLQVITPFLNGAAEGTEFLVVTETDRSQLIVFSGLVRASNKQGTAEVAGGQSVAATAVPPHVSLTVTPRDAVQWTVY; this is encoded by the coding sequence ATGTTTCTGGTTCGCACGCTCGTTGCCATCGTCTTAATTTCGTTGACCGCCGCCATCTCGACGCAAGCGGATGAGCGCTGCCGAGAGTCTGTTGGTACCTTGGCGGCCATCGAGGGCCGGGCGGAGGTACGCCCGGCCGGCCAGGCCGGATGGGAACCGGTGCGGCAGCACCATGTCTTTTGTCCCGGCGATGTGCTCCGAATCGTCAACGGCAGCGGGGTCGCGATCGTTCTCGTCAACGAGACCGTGCTGCGTCTCAAACAAAACAGCACCCTCTCCTTTGCTGGTGAACCGGCCGAACGCTTCCTGCTTCAATTGCTCAACGGGGCCTTGCACATCTTTAGCCATCGGCCTCGCTCTTTGCAGGTGATCACGCCATTTCTCAACGGCGCCGCGGAAGGGACCGAGTTTCTGGTTGTTACCGAAACCGACCGGTCCCAGCTCATCGTCTTTTCCGGTCTGGTTCGGGCCTCCAACAAGCAAGGGACCGCAGAAGTGGCAGGCGGTCAGTCAGTGGCCGCCACAGCGGTCCCCCCGCACGTCTCGCTCACTGTCACACCACGTGATGCAGTGCAATGGACCGTCTACTAA
- a CDS encoding SDR family oxidoreductase has product MKTVLITGATGYIGRRLTQRLLTGGRHRIRLLVRNPRKVQVSVADRVAIRTGTTFDTASLTAALEGVDTAFYLIHSMGEKDDYRRLDRESAENFRRACIAAGVRRIIYLGGLGIRDSASKHLLSRIETGEVLVAEPQRIDTIWLRAGVIIGSGSASFEIIRNLAQKLPVMVTPRWVRTRTQPVGIEDVLSYLEQAIDLDYRGTLTVDIGSAPLSFQEMLIQAARVMGLRRFLFPVPVLSPRLSSYWLILFTPVPYRLASALVEGLKSETVLQNDHAARYFPAIRPLDYRTAVQAALAEMEHNQVVSRWCDSSGLQACDITDFDDPTGAILRDVRIVPFSQGESQEAVFHSACRLGGEHGWFRYNALWRLRGLIDKLLGGYGLSRGRRQTGELRVGDAIDFWKVVDLRANKRLLLYAQMKLPGQAWLEFDVQPDQLVQTAHFIPRGLLGRLYWYSIIPLHNLVFADLARAVVRAASRE; this is encoded by the coding sequence ATGAAAACTGTCCTGATCACCGGAGCCACCGGTTATATCGGCCGCCGACTGACCCAGCGGCTGCTGACCGGCGGCCGCCACCGGATCCGCCTGCTGGTGCGTAACCCGAGGAAGGTGCAGGTCTCGGTGGCTGACCGGGTTGCTATCCGCACCGGCACCACCTTCGATACAGCCTCACTGACGGCGGCTCTGGAAGGGGTAGACACCGCCTTCTATCTCATCCACTCCATGGGGGAAAAGGACGATTATCGTCGGCTCGACAGGGAGAGTGCCGAGAACTTCCGCCGCGCCTGCATCGCGGCCGGGGTCCGCCGCATCATCTACCTGGGTGGACTCGGCATACGCGACAGCGCCAGCAAACATCTGCTCAGCCGCATCGAGACCGGCGAAGTCCTGGTAGCCGAACCGCAACGGATCGACACCATCTGGTTACGGGCCGGCGTCATCATCGGCTCAGGGAGTGCCAGCTTCGAGATCATCCGTAACCTGGCCCAGAAACTGCCGGTCATGGTCACCCCTCGCTGGGTCCGCACCAGGACCCAGCCGGTGGGAATCGAGGATGTACTCTCCTATCTTGAACAGGCGATCGACCTTGATTACCGCGGCACCCTGACGGTGGACATCGGCAGCGCCCCGCTCAGCTTCCAGGAGATGCTCATCCAGGCCGCCCGGGTCATGGGTCTGCGCCGTTTCCTGTTTCCGGTACCGGTGCTCTCGCCACGGCTCTCCTCCTACTGGCTGATCCTGTTTACCCCGGTGCCCTACCGGCTGGCATCAGCGCTGGTGGAAGGGTTGAAGAGCGAGACGGTCCTGCAGAACGATCATGCGGCCAGATACTTCCCGGCGATCCGGCCACTCGATTACCGGACTGCGGTACAGGCGGCACTCGCCGAAATGGAACACAACCAGGTAGTGAGCCGCTGGTGCGACAGCAGCGGTCTCCAGGCCTGCGACATCACCGATTTCGATGACCCGACCGGAGCCATCCTCCGCGATGTTCGCATCGTCCCTTTCAGCCAAGGAGAGAGCCAGGAGGCCGTCTTTCACAGCGCCTGCCGGCTCGGCGGTGAGCACGGGTGGTTTCGTTACAACGCGCTGTGGCGGCTGCGCGGCTTGATTGACAAACTGCTCGGCGGCTATGGCCTGTCCCGCGGCCGACGGCAAACAGGGGAGCTGCGGGTCGGCGATGCCATCGATTTCTGGAAAGTGGTCGATCTTCGCGCCAACAAGCGCCTCCTTCTCTACGCCCAGATGAAGCTCCCGGGACAGGCCTGGCTCGAGTTCGACGTGCAACCCGACCAGCTGGTTCAGACCGCCCACTTCATTCCGCGCGGCCTGCTGGGCCGGCTCTATTGGTACAGCATCATCCCCCTGCACAACCTGGTCTTCGCCGACCTGGCCCGAGCGGTGGTACGAGCAGCCAGCCGCGAGTGA
- the gnd gene encoding decarboxylating NADP(+)-dependent phosphogluconate dehydrogenase codes for MTTLAQIGVAGLAVMGENLVLNMAGKGFSVAVYNRTTAKVDAFLAGRAGGLPITGHHSVSDFVQALERPRRILMMLKAGEVVDGFIAQLVPLLEEGDIVIDGGNSHYLDTVRRGEELHRQGLRFIGTGVSGGEEGALRGPSIMPGGDVSAWPMVEPVFTAIAARAGNDEPCCAWMGGGGAGHFVKMVHNGIEYADMQLIGETYQIMRQLLGLSAGRMHTIFRDWNSGDLSSYLIEITADIFDHREPDGSVLLERILDAAGQKGTGKWTVAAALEHGIPLSLISESVFARCISAQLEQRQHASQILRGPDLPFSGDQNHLIRDLEQALYCAKIISYAQGFVLLREASEQYGWHLDYASIARIWRGGCIIRSIFLDHIADAYERLPELENLLLAAYFSNRINKAQTKLRNVVGLAAMHGVPVPCFAAALSYFDSLRSVRLPANLLQAQRDYFGAHTYERTDRPRGEFHHTDWTGQGGATTSTPYSR; via the coding sequence ATGACTACTCTTGCGCAGATAGGTGTTGCCGGACTTGCCGTGATGGGCGAGAACCTGGTGCTGAACATGGCCGGCAAAGGCTTCTCGGTGGCCGTTTACAACCGTACCACCGCCAAGGTCGATGCCTTTCTGGCCGGACGGGCCGGGGGGTTGCCGATTACCGGGCATCATTCGGTCTCCGATTTCGTCCAGGCTTTGGAGCGCCCGCGCCGGATATTGATGATGCTCAAGGCCGGCGAGGTGGTGGACGGCTTTATCGCGCAATTGGTGCCATTGCTCGAAGAAGGAGACATCGTCATCGACGGCGGCAACTCCCACTACCTGGACACCGTCAGGCGCGGGGAAGAGCTGCATCGCCAGGGTTTGCGCTTCATCGGTACCGGGGTTTCAGGAGGAGAGGAGGGCGCGTTGCGGGGACCGTCGATCATGCCCGGAGGCGACGTGTCGGCCTGGCCGATGGTTGAACCGGTCTTTACCGCCATTGCCGCCCGGGCCGGCAACGATGAACCGTGCTGCGCCTGGATGGGCGGAGGCGGGGCCGGCCATTTCGTCAAGATGGTGCACAACGGCATCGAGTATGCCGACATGCAATTGATCGGCGAGACGTATCAGATCATGCGGCAGTTGCTCGGGCTGTCGGCCGGCCGGATGCATACCATTTTCAGGGACTGGAACAGCGGTGACTTGAGCAGCTATCTGATAGAGATTACGGCCGATATTTTCGACCATCGGGAGCCGGATGGATCGGTGCTGCTGGAGAGAATCCTCGATGCCGCCGGCCAGAAGGGGACCGGCAAGTGGACGGTGGCAGCCGCTTTGGAGCACGGTATCCCGCTCTCCCTGATCAGCGAATCGGTCTTTGCTCGCTGCATCTCGGCGCAACTGGAGCAGCGCCAGCATGCGTCCCAGATCCTGCGGGGGCCAGATTTACCGTTTTCCGGGGACCAGAACCACTTGATAAGGGACTTGGAACAGGCGCTTTATTGCGCCAAAATTATCTCCTACGCCCAAGGCTTCGTGTTGCTCCGGGAGGCCTCGGAACAGTATGGATGGCATCTTGATTATGCATCGATCGCTCGTATCTGGCGAGGCGGATGCATCATTCGTTCGATCTTCCTCGACCATATCGCTGATGCGTACGAACGGTTGCCGGAACTGGAAAACCTGCTGCTGGCGGCTTATTTCAGCAACCGGATCAACAAGGCCCAGACCAAATTGCGCAACGTGGTCGGACTGGCCGCCATGCATGGGGTGCCAGTTCCCTGTTTCGCCGCGGCACTCAGCTATTTCGACAGCCTCCGTTCGGTGCGGTTGCCGGCCAACCTGCTGCAGGCCCAGCGCGATTATTTCGGTGCCCACACCTACGAGCGGACCGACCGGCCGCGCGGCGAATTCCATCACACCGACTGGACCGGACAAGGGGGTGCCACCACGTCCACCCCCTACTCTCGGTAA
- a CDS encoding Gldg family protein, with protein sequence MNTIARIVCKEFAAFFSSPAAFIFLGTFLAVNLFIFFWVETFFSTNIAEVRALFIWMPILLILLTAAITMRSWSEERRAGTIEFLLTAPVSPLALVLGKFIACLGLVGVALTLTLPLPVTVSLLGPLDWGPVIGGYLATLFLAAAYISIGLFVSVKSENQLVSLITTTIVCTLFYLIGSDLLVAFFGNRVTELLQLFGSGSRFQSITRGVIDLRDLYYYLSIMGVFLTLNVYGLEKLRWADNPDNRRHRAWRAAAGLLMANAVAANLWLAPIGVLRTDLTEGSIYSISETTRNYLRQLKEPLLIRGYFSPQTHPLLAPLVPRLRDLLEEYAIAGGNRVRVEFIDPLENPELEQEAGQRYGIRPVPFQTASKYQSAVTNSYFHLLIQYGDQFEILSFRDLIDVKVRGEEHIDVDLGNPEYDITRTIKKVLYNYQGGGDLFTAVDQDLHFTGYLSLDTMLPEELVRLKAELYGLLDDLQAKSRGRLQVTVVDPDAEGGTVARQIEEQYGFRPMALGLFDPRSFWFYLTLSSGDQTVEIPLPDDLSRDGLKRSIDAGVKRFASGLTKTIALHAPSLPPEMMQFGMTGGSRQFVLLKNMLTEQHRIVETDLQKGQVPAEADLLLVSAPDSLNEKQIFAVDQFLMKGGTVIVADSPYNVLLEGSLAAESHASGLNTWLAFHGIGVGDSMVLDPQNSSFPVPVERNVGGFTIQETRLVNYPYFVDIRPDGMNQDSGITSGLNQVTMNWASPISIDQEKNRARTVTRLLESSPQSWTAPGTMIQPNYRTYPDLGFKPGDEHGRELLAVAIEGTFSSYFVGKPSPLLDQQEQRLDDPSGTDESMDDAEPENQPPVIARQIDKSPETARIILFASRNFLDDTILGIGTSMMGTGYFSPLQLVANSVDWSLEDRGLLEIRGRSQFARSLLPLTRDTQLFWEYLNYGLAFAGLLVVWLLRSYFTRHRRAAYLQILQQSNGRV encoded by the coding sequence CTGGATGCCGATCCTGCTGATCCTGCTGACCGCCGCCATCACCATGCGCTCCTGGTCCGAGGAACGACGGGCCGGGACCATCGAATTTCTGTTGACCGCGCCAGTATCGCCGCTGGCCCTGGTGCTCGGCAAATTCATCGCCTGCCTCGGCCTGGTCGGCGTTGCCTTGACGCTCACCCTGCCCCTGCCCGTGACCGTCTCCCTGCTCGGGCCACTGGACTGGGGGCCGGTTATCGGCGGGTACCTGGCGACTCTGTTCCTGGCCGCCGCCTACATCAGCATCGGACTCTTCGTCAGCGTCAAATCGGAGAACCAGCTCGTCAGCCTGATCACCACCACCATCGTCTGCACCCTGTTCTACCTGATCGGCTCCGACCTGCTGGTCGCCTTTTTCGGCAACCGGGTTACCGAGTTGCTGCAGCTCTTCGGCAGCGGTTCACGGTTTCAGTCGATCACCCGCGGCGTCATCGACCTGCGCGACCTCTATTATTACCTGAGTATCATGGGCGTGTTTCTGACCCTCAACGTCTATGGCCTGGAAAAGCTCCGCTGGGCAGACAACCCGGATAACCGGCGCCATCGGGCATGGCGAGCGGCTGCCGGCCTGCTCATGGCCAACGCCGTCGCCGCCAATCTCTGGCTGGCCCCGATCGGCGTGCTGCGCACCGACCTGACCGAGGGCTCCATCTACTCCATCTCCGAAACCACCCGGAACTACCTGCGCCAACTCAAGGAGCCGTTGCTCATCCGCGGCTATTTCTCGCCGCAGACCCACCCCCTGTTAGCGCCGCTCGTTCCCCGACTGCGCGATCTCCTCGAAGAGTACGCCATCGCCGGTGGGAACCGGGTGCGGGTGGAATTCATCGATCCGCTGGAAAACCCGGAGTTGGAGCAGGAGGCCGGCCAGCGCTACGGCATTAGGCCGGTACCGTTTCAGACGGCCAGTAAATATCAGTCCGCCGTCACCAATTCCTACTTCCATCTCCTTATCCAGTACGGGGACCAGTTCGAGATCCTCAGCTTTCGCGATCTGATCGATGTCAAGGTGCGCGGCGAGGAGCATATCGACGTCGACCTCGGGAATCCCGAATACGATATCACCCGCACCATCAAAAAGGTCTTGTATAACTACCAGGGAGGCGGCGACCTCTTTACCGCCGTCGACCAGGACCTGCACTTCACCGGCTACCTGTCCCTCGACACCATGCTCCCGGAAGAGTTGGTCCGACTGAAAGCGGAGCTCTACGGCCTGCTCGATGATCTGCAGGCCAAGAGTCGGGGGCGACTCCAGGTAACGGTGGTCGACCCTGATGCCGAAGGCGGGACTGTGGCCCGGCAGATTGAGGAGCAATACGGCTTTCGGCCGATGGCTCTGGGGCTCTTTGATCCCCGTTCGTTCTGGTTTTACCTGACTCTGTCCAGCGGTGACCAGACCGTCGAAATTCCGCTGCCCGACGATCTGTCCCGCGACGGCCTGAAACGGTCCATCGATGCCGGCGTCAAGCGCTTCGCCAGCGGCCTGACCAAGACCATCGCCCTGCACGCCCCGAGTCTGCCGCCGGAGATGATGCAGTTCGGCATGACCGGAGGTTCCCGGCAGTTTGTCCTGCTGAAAAACATGCTCACCGAACAGCATCGCATCGTCGAGACTGATCTGCAAAAAGGCCAGGTCCCCGCCGAAGCCGACTTGCTGCTGGTGAGCGCACCGGACTCGCTGAACGAGAAACAGATCTTCGCCGTGGATCAGTTTCTGATGAAGGGCGGCACCGTTATTGTGGCGGACTCACCCTACAACGTTCTGCTGGAGGGCAGCCTGGCCGCCGAATCTCACGCTTCGGGCCTGAACACGTGGCTCGCTTTCCACGGCATCGGCGTCGGTGACTCGATGGTGCTCGACCCGCAGAACAGCTCCTTTCCGGTCCCGGTCGAACGAAACGTCGGCGGCTTCACCATCCAGGAGACTCGCCTGGTCAACTATCCCTATTTCGTCGATATTCGGCCGGACGGGATGAATCAGGACAGCGGCATCACCAGCGGTTTGAACCAGGTCACCATGAACTGGGCTTCACCGATCAGCATCGATCAAGAGAAAAACCGGGCGCGCACGGTCACCCGGCTGCTGGAAAGCTCGCCGCAGAGCTGGACCGCACCCGGCACCATGATCCAGCCCAATTACCGCACCTATCCCGATCTCGGTTTCAAACCGGGCGATGAGCACGGTCGGGAACTGCTGGCGGTGGCTATCGAGGGCACTTTTTCTTCGTATTTCGTTGGCAAACCGTCACCGCTTCTAGACCAGCAGGAGCAAAGGCTGGACGACCCGTCCGGCACCGACGAATCCATGGACGATGCCGAACCGGAAAATCAGCCCCCGGTGATCGCCAGACAGATCGACAAGTCGCCGGAAACGGCACGGATCATTCTCTTTGCTTCACGGAACTTCCTTGACGACACCATCCTTGGCATCGGCACCAGCATGATGGGCACCGGCTATTTCTCACCGCTGCAGCTGGTGGCCAACAGCGTCGACTGGTCTCTCGAAGATCGCGGGCTTCTGGAGATCCGAGGGCGCAGTCAATTCGCCCGATCGCTCCTGCCGCTGACTAGAGATACCCAACTGTTCTGGGAATACCTCAATTACGGCCTGGCCTTTGCCGGACTGCTTGTGGTCTGGCTGCTCCGGAGTTATTTCACGAGACACCGCCGAGCCGCCTATCTTCAGATTCTGCAGCAATCCAACGGGAGGGTCTGA
- a CDS encoding efflux RND transporter periplasmic adaptor subunit produces MKQGPHSLGKKIVIFIVLAIAVVAAMLWTRHEKQGGLPGPLREQAVVGIQAGTVERRNLADVRVFSGTLSAEKQYDAAFKVSGRIREIAVHLGDCLERGALIARLDSEEYEQQLAQARAELDVAEAALAEAQSSLVAAERDYQRALKLRDQKVASAAELESAETEQLARQAGVNLAQAQIKQRQAALRAAEVRLSYTTLTADWHNGPETACRFVAGRHVDEGATVAANAPVVTLVDLSLLKAEINVAERDYALLQTGQQARITIDAVPDRSFAGTVVRLAPVFEETSRQARVEIAVDNPDYLLKAGMFARVYIELSRADQAVAAPITAVIRRLGTTGVFVVEEGVARFVEVNPGIEHDGWVQVDGLEVGQQVVTLGHHLLSDGVRVTTGGEADQAPRQVNP; encoded by the coding sequence ATGAAACAAGGGCCCCATTCGCTCGGTAAAAAAATAGTGATCTTTATCGTCCTGGCCATAGCGGTCGTGGCAGCAATGCTGTGGACAAGACACGAGAAACAAGGAGGACTGCCAGGCCCCTTGCGCGAACAGGCCGTGGTTGGCATCCAGGCAGGCACGGTGGAGCGGCGGAATCTTGCTGATGTGCGTGTGTTCAGCGGCACGTTGTCGGCTGAGAAACAGTACGATGCTGCCTTTAAGGTCAGTGGACGAATTCGTGAGATCGCCGTCCATCTCGGCGACTGCCTCGAACGCGGGGCGCTCATAGCCCGATTGGACAGCGAGGAATATGAGCAACAACTGGCCCAAGCCCGTGCCGAACTCGATGTGGCCGAAGCGGCACTGGCCGAAGCTCAGAGTAGCCTGGTGGCGGCGGAACGGGACTATCAACGGGCGCTCAAGCTGCGTGACCAGAAAGTAGCCTCAGCTGCCGAGCTGGAAAGCGCCGAGACTGAACAACTGGCCCGCCAAGCGGGAGTCAACCTGGCCCAGGCCCAGATTAAGCAGCGTCAGGCGGCTCTGCGCGCCGCCGAGGTCCGGCTGTCCTACACGACACTGACGGCGGACTGGCACAACGGTCCCGAAACCGCCTGTCGTTTTGTCGCCGGCCGGCATGTGGATGAAGGCGCCACCGTGGCCGCCAATGCCCCGGTGGTGACGCTGGTCGACCTGTCACTCCTCAAGGCCGAAATCAACGTTGCCGAGCGTGATTACGCCCTTTTGCAAACCGGTCAACAGGCAAGGATCACCATCGACGCAGTCCCGGATCGCTCTTTTGCCGGGACGGTCGTGCGCCTGGCCCCGGTTTTCGAAGAGACCAGCCGTCAGGCCCGGGTCGAGATCGCTGTCGACAATCCCGATTATCTGCTGAAAGCGGGGATGTTCGCCCGGGTTTATATCGAACTGAGTCGAGCCGACCAGGCCGTGGCCGCACCGATTACCGCGGTCATCAGACGACTCGGGACAACCGGAGTCTTCGTGGTCGAAGAGGGGGTGGCCCGATTCGTCGAGGTCAATCCCGGTATCGAACATGACGGTTGGGTTCAGGTCGACGGTCTCGAGGTAGGCCAACAGGTCGTTACCCTCGGCCATCACCTGCTCAGCGACGGAGTCCGCGTGACCACCGGCGGGGAAGCGGACCAAGCGCCTCGGCAGGTGAACCCGTAA
- the tnpA gene encoding IS200/IS605 family transposase codes for MSRFRKLSHSIWHCQYHIVWVPKYRFRILTGAVKEACETAIHAICGFVGCEVVEMNVQPDHVHLVLMVPPKVSISQLMGRVKGQTSMRFFHQFRYLKKKPYWGNHFWAKGYCVDTVGLDADMIRKYVRYQEKKEKQLEQLRLFE; via the coding sequence GTGAGCAGATTCCGTAAGTTATCACATTCGATATGGCACTGTCAGTATCATATCGTATGGGTGCCGAAGTACCGGTTCCGTATTTTAACCGGAGCGGTAAAAGAAGCATGCGAAACGGCGATTCACGCGATATGCGGATTTGTCGGTTGTGAAGTTGTTGAAATGAATGTGCAACCAGACCATGTCCATCTGGTGCTGATGGTTCCGCCGAAGGTGTCGATTTCGCAATTGATGGGTCGGGTAAAGGGTCAAACATCGATGCGGTTTTTCCACCAGTTCCGCTATCTGAAGAAGAAGCCATACTGGGGCAACCACTTTTGGGCGAAAGGTTATTGTGTCGATACGGTAGGTCTTGATGCGGACATGATACGCAAGTATGTCCGCTATCAGGAGAAGAAAGAGAAGCAGCTGGAACAGTTACGGTTGTTTGAATAG